TTCCATATTGGTATCCAAAACTCAGCTACTGGTAGTGCTACCGCTGTTACAGCTGGTGTGTTACGCCCAGAAGAAGCGTTTGGTATCGATGTAAAATTGGATGATGGCAAACCTACGACAGGTATCGTACTTGCCCAAGGCGGTACAGCTGTCAGTGACGCCACAAACGGCGTAGCCATGGATCCAACCGGTGCAGCAGCAGCCACTCCAAATGACACAAACTGTGTTACAGGCAGTGCGATTACCGCTTCAACCGCTACAGCTCCATTTAGAGCTACAACCCAAGGTGCTGACGAATATAACCTCGCCAACACTAACTTAAACTGCCAATTACGGTTAAGAGCTAACTAAGCCTTACCAAAACTTGACAGTATTCTAAGCAAACCAACGCCACCCTGTTTTTACAGGGTGGCGTTAGGTTTTTAAAGGGGATGCAGTATGCCGTGTCCCCAGACTCCCCTCCCCTATCCTCAACCAAAGCATGTCAATATTTTATCCAAATCATGTAGCGAATGAAACGCAATCGTCATACTACCACTGCCATTTTTCATATGGATATCGACGTGCAATCCAAGCTTATGGGATAATTCACGCTCAATCGCCAGGACGTCTTCTGGCTTATTGACCTCCGAGTGCGCAACCTTCGCTGAAGCAGGCGTGGTTTTAGTCGTTTTTGGTTTAGATGGTTTTTCTTCGGCAATGCGTCTTTCTGTCTCACGAACCGACATATCATGATCAAGGATATCATGCGCAAGACCTAACGGATCCTCGGCGCCAAGCAATGCACGTGCATGCCCCATCGATAACTTGCCTTGGTTTAGCCATGTTTTAATTTGACCTGGCAAAGCCAACAAACGCAACAAATTGGCTATATGCGACCGGCTCTTACCAATGCGTTGCGATAATTGCTCCTGGGTGTACTCAAATTGCTCTATGAGTTGATGGTATCCTTGAGCCTCTTCCAGCGGGTTAAGGTCCTGACGCTGCACATTTTCAAGAAGCGCTATTTCCATCGCCTCTTTATCCGTCATCTCTTTTATAACGACAGGGATCTCCGTTTTTCCAGCAAGTTTAGACGCGCGCCATCGACGCTCACCTGCAACAATTTCAAAAACGCCCTGACCAACCGCTCTCACGACAATCGGTTGCAACACCCCATTTTGTTTAATCGACGTTGCCAATTCCTGCAATGCCTGATCATCAAAATGCTTTCTTGGTTGAAATTGTCCCGGCTCTATTTCATTCAATAAGAGGGTTTGAATAGCCCCTTCTTTGATTTCCTGCTGACGCCAGCGTTGAATATTATCAGAATCACCCAGCAATGCAGACAGACCTTTGCCCAATGCCTTTTGTTTCACGTGGAACACTTCACTCATACAACATCCTCCAGTATCGGTTGCTTTTGTTTATCTAACATTTCCTTGACTAACAACATATAGGCTTTTGAACCACTGCAGTTAATATCATATAACAGCGCAGGCTTACCATGAGAAGGCGCCTCTGACATTCTAACATTCCGTGGAATAACCTGTCTGTAGACTAACTGCCCAAAATGGTGCCTCACATCTTCTTCAACCTGTTCAGTAAGACGATTTCGGCGATCAAACATGGTCAAGACAATCCCCTCAATCGCCAGGTCGGGATTCAATTTATTTTTCACCAATTCAACTGTATGCATCAAATGCGCCAACCCTTCAAGTGCGAAAAATTCACATTGAAGAGGTATCAGCAATCGGTTGGCCGCCACCAGCGCATTAATGGTAAGCAAGCCAAGCGATGGCGGACAATCAATGATGATGTAATCATAGAGATGCGTAATTTTTTGAATTTGTTCCTTTAGTCTAAATTCTCGTTTTGGAACCTCGATCAATTCAACCTCAGCAGCAGACAAATCAACGACTGT
This window of the Alphaproteobacteria bacterium genome carries:
- a CDS encoding ParB/RepB/Spo0J family partition protein, giving the protein MSEVFHVKQKALGKGLSALLGDSDNIQRWRQQEIKEGAIQTLLLNEIEPGQFQPRKHFDDQALQELATSIKQNGVLQPIVVRAVGQGVFEIVAGERRWRASKLAGKTEIPVVIKEMTDKEAMEIALLENVQRQDLNPLEEAQGYHQLIEQFEYTQEQLSQRIGKSRSHIANLLRLLALPGQIKTWLNQGKLSMGHARALLGAEDPLGLAHDILDHDMSVRETERRIAEEKPSKPKTTKTTPASAKVAHSEVNKPEDVLAIERELSHKLGLHVDIHMKNGSGSMTIAFHSLHDLDKILTCFG
- a CDS encoding ParA family protein: MDCRIIAIVNQKGGVGKTTTSINLATALAAVGKRSLLIDLDPQGNASTGLGVPQQMRRVSSYDVILHDKSIEKALLRTLVPGLDIIPTVVDLSAAEVELIEVPKREFRLKEQIQKITHLYDYIIIDCPPSLGLLTINALVAANRLLIPLQCEFFALEGLAHLMHTVELVKNKLNPDLAIEGIVLTMFDRRNRLTEQVEEDVRHHFGQLVYRQVIPRNVRMSEAPSHGKPALLYDINCSGSKAYMLLVKEMLDKQKQPILEDVV